The following proteins are encoded in a genomic region of Drosophila miranda strain MSH22 chromosome 4, D.miranda_PacBio2.1, whole genome shotgun sequence:
- the LOC108163276 gene encoding glycine-rich cell wall structural protein gives MRLFIVLSVCVALASAGYGGGYGGGGGGGGGGHASSSASASASAGSIAGGDGGGKFGGGPGPGLGSGGGFDGGLSGPGFGGGGQGGPFGGGAQHGGGETGGGGFGGSGASSGAHGSSGGEGLIGGGGAHGSGGAHGAGGGGGFIGGGGGQGLGGGLGGSGGHGSGGAGGGSIGGGFGGGGSSGSASAGSGGGLFGGHGSGKPGGGFGGGNFGGDLGGSGGFNGGGGGHGLGGGLGGSGGHGSGGAGGGSSGGGFGAGGSSGSASAGSGGGLFGGHGSGKPGGGFGGGHFGGDIGLGGGGIGIGHGPGIGGGHSHGAGLGGPFAGGFTGGNGVGKGGGYGGGGGGGYGGGGGGGYGGGGHGGPGGLGGAGGKHGGYGGGAHSSASSAASATASAGSGGGYHG, from the coding sequence ATGAGACTGTTTATAGTGTTGAGTGTTTGCGTGGCTCTGGCCTCGGCCGGGTACGGCGGTGGctacggcggcggcggcggcggcggcggcggcggtcaTGCGTCGTCTTCGGCATCGGCATCTGCCTCGGCTGGATCTATAGCGGGCGGCGATGGTGGCGGCAAATTTGGAGGCGGACCTGGCCCAGGACTTGGATCTGGCGGTGGCTTTGACGGTGGACTTTCTGGCCCAGGATTTGGCGGTGGAGGTCAAGGAGGTCCGTTTGGAGGTGGCGCTCAGCATGGCGGAGGCGAGACCGGAGGGGGTGGATTTGGAGGATCTGGCGCATCCTCAGGTGCTCATGGAAGCAGCGGTGGAGAAGGATTAATTGGAGGTGGCGGTGCTCATGGATCCGGAGGTGCACATGGGgccggaggcggaggcggattTATTGGAGGCGGAGGAGGTCAGGGACTAGGAGGTGGACTTGGAGGAAGTGGCGGCCATGGATCTGGTGGCGCAGGAGGAGGATCGATCGGAGGAGGCTTTGGTGGCGGCGGTAGTTccggctctgcctctgctggATCAGGTGGTGGACTGTTTGGAGGACACGGATCTGGAAAGCCCGGCGGTGGCTTCGGAGGTGGTAATTTTGGAGGAGACCTCGGTGGTTCCGGCGGATTTAATGGAGGCGGAGGAGGTCACGGACTAGGAGGTGGACTTGGAGGGAGTGGCGGACATGGATCTGGTGGCGCAGGTGGTGGATCGAGCGGAGGAGGCTTTGGAGCCGGCGGTAGTTCAGGTTCTGCCTCTGCTGGATCAGGTGGTGGACTGTTTGGAGGACACGGATCAGGCAAACCCGGCGGTGGCTTCGGAGGTGGTCATTTTGGAGGAGACATAGGCCTCGGAGGTGGCGGAATCGGAATTGGACATGGACCAGGAATCGGCGGAGGTCACAGTCATGGTGCCGGTCTTGGTGGCCCCTTCGCTGGAGGCTTTACTGGAGGGAATGGTGTTGGAAAAGGAGGCGGATACGGCGGCGGAGGTGGAGGCGGATATGGCGGCGGAGGTGGTGGCGGATACGGAGGTGGAGGCCATGGCGGCCCTGGCGGCCTCGGAGGCGCTGGAGGCAAGCATGGAGGCTATGGAGGAGGAGCTCACTCAAGCGCCTCTTCAGCAGCCTCGGCCACAGCATCTGCCGGCAGTGGTGGCGGCTACCACGGCTAA